One Callospermophilus lateralis isolate mCalLat2 chromosome 6, mCalLat2.hap1, whole genome shotgun sequence genomic region harbors:
- the Fbxo5 gene encoding F-box only protein 5 — MSWRPCSCVTRPFSCSCSSCSCSSSALTAAGRPRCPDGCKEEGFTFSGKMKCDFNCNHVHSESKLVKPDESGRQGSYTPAYLEGSCKDCIKNYERLSYIGSPVVSYRTKELEPKSKPLHNKENQHVQRTLNSPNEIEELDTSRLCEDSGYSSFTQQSILNEYEESSFSLEEDFRNSPQSCLLQTQSPEYPNKNLLPVLHFEKVVCSTLKKNAKRNPKIDREMLKEIISNGNFRLQNIIGRKMGLECVDILGELFRRGLRHLLANILTQLSDMDLINMSKVSTAWKKILEDDKATFQLYNKAMQRVTENSIKCSPHASTREYVMFRTALASVQKSATHIPPPKSVQTKLSSQRDPKSSTYSRHNEFSEVAKTLKKNESLKACIRCKSPAKYDSYLQRATCRREGCGFDYCTRCLCDYHSTKDCVNGKLLKANCKMGPLPGTKKSKKNLQRL, encoded by the exons GTTGTAAAGAAGAAGGTTTCACTTTTTCTGGCAAAATGAAGTGTGATTTTAATTGTAACCATGTTCATTCTGAATCAAAACTGGTAAAACCAGATGAAAGTGGAAGACAAGGCTCCTACACTCCTGCATATTTAGAAGGCTCTTGTAAAGACTGCATTAAAAACTATGAAAGGTTATCATATATTGGGTCACCAGTTGTGAGCTATAGGACTAAAGAACTTGAACCTAAAAGCAAACCCTTGCATAACAAAGAAAATCAACATGTGCAACGAACACTTAATAGTCCCAATGAAATAGAAGAACTGGACACCAGTAGACTTTGTGAAGACAGTGGGTATTCCTCATTTACTCAGCAAAGTATCCTCAATGAATATGAAGAGAGTAGCTTTTCACTCGAGGAAGATTTCAGAAACAGCCCACAGTCCTGCCTACTACAGACACAAAGCCCAGAATATCCCAACAAAAACTTGCTGCCAGTTCTTCATTTTGAAAAAGTAGTTTGTTCAACATTAAAAAAGAATGCTAAGCGAAATCCTAAAATAGATCGAGAAATGCTGAAGGAAATTATATCCAATGGAAATTTTAGACTCCAGAATATAATTGGCAGGAAAATGGGCCTAGAATGTGTAGATATCCTTGGTGAACTCTTTCGAAGGGGACTCAGACATCTCCTAGCAAATATTTTGACACAGCTCAGTGATATGGACTTAATCAA TATGTCCAAAGTGAGCACAGCCTGGAAGAAGATTCTAGAAGATGATAAGGCAACATTCCAGTTATACAATAAAGCAATGCAAAGAGTTACT GAAAACAGCATTAAGTGTTCACCACATGCTTCAACCAGAGAATATGTTATGTTCAGAACTGCATTAGCTTCTGTTCAAAAATCTGCAACACATATTCCTCCCCCCAAAAGTGTGCAAACAAAGTTATCCAGTCAACGTGATCCGAAAAGTTCTACTTACAGTCGGCACAATGAATTCTCTGAG gttgccAAGACTTTGAAAAAGAACGAAAGCCTCAAAGCTTGTATACGCTGTAAGTCACCTGCAAAATATGATTCCTATTTACAACGTGCAACCTGCAGAAGGGAAGGCTGTGGATTTGATTATTGTACAAGGTGTCTGTGTGATTATCATTCCACCAAAGACTGTGTGAATGGCAAGCTCCTGAAAGCCAATTGTAAAATGGGTCCTcttcctggtactaaaaaaagcaaaaagaatttACAAAGATTGTGA